Proteins found in one Magnolia sinica isolate HGM2019 chromosome 5, MsV1, whole genome shotgun sequence genomic segment:
- the LOC131246944 gene encoding putative germin-like protein 2-1 gives MATGFLLLTFLAFSFSFAAASDPSPLQDFCVALNNSEVLVNGFVCKDPKEVKADDFFFMGLDKPGNTDNKVGSVVTPVNVAQIPGLNTLGVSLARIDFAPYGLNPPHTHPRATEILTVLEGTLYVGFVTSNTENRFITKTLHKGDVFVFPEGLIHFQFNIGDTNAIAIAGFGSQNPGTITIAKAVFGSNPPISDDVLAKAFQVDKKIVDYLQSQFAMKN, from the exons ATGGCCACTGGCTTTCTTCTCCTAACATTCCTTGCATTTAGTTTCTCATTTGCCGCCGCATCTGATCCCAGCCCTTTACAGGATTTCTGCGTTGCTTTGAACAACAGCGAAG TGTTGGTGAACGGATTTGTGTGCAAGGACCCAAAGGAAGTTAAAGCTGATGATTTCTTCTTCATGGGACTGGACAAACCAGGCAACACAGATAACAAGGTTGGGTCCGTTGTGACCCCAGTGAATGTAGCCCAGATACCTGGACTCAACACCCTCGGTGTCTCCCTGGCTCGGATAGATTTTGCACCCTATGGTCTCAATCCACCCCACACACACCCGCGGGCCACAGAGATCCTAACAGTATTGGAGGGCACCCTCTACGTCGGATTCGTCACTTCCAACACTGAAAATCGCTTCATAACAAAGACCCTTCATAAAGGCGATGTGTTTGTCTTCCCAGAAGGCCTCATTCACTTCCAGTTTAACATCGGCGacaccaatgccatagccatTGCAGGATTTGGCAGCCAGAACCCAGGAACCATCACCATTGCAAAAGCTGTGTTTGGATCAAATCCGCCCATCTCAGATGATGTTCTTGCCAAGGCATTCCAAGTTGACAAGAAAATAGTTGATTATCTCCAATCGCAGTTTGCAATGAAAAACTAG
- the LOC131245468 gene encoding putative germin-like protein 2-1, with product MATGFLLLTFLAFSFSFAAASDPSPLQDFCVALNNSEVLVNGFVCKDPKEVKADDFFFMGLDKPGNTDNKVGSVVTPVNVAQIPGLNTLGVSLARIDFAPYGLNPPHTHPRATEILTVLEGTLYVGFVTSNTENRFITKTLHKGDVFVFPEGLIHFQFNIGDTNAIAIAGFGSQNPGTITIAKAVFGSNPPISDDVLAKAFQVDKKIVDYLQSQFAMKN from the exons ATGGCCACTGGCTTTCTTCTCCTAACATTCCTTGCATTTAGTTTCTCATTTGCCGCTGCATCTGATCCCAGCCCTTTACAGGATTTCTGTGTTGCTTTGAACAACAGCGAAG TGTTGGTGAATGGATTTGTGTGCAAGGACCCAAAGGAAGTTAAAGCTGATGATTTCTTCTTCATGGGACTGGACAAACCAGGCAACACGGATAACAAGGTTGGGTCCGTTGTGACCCCAGTGAATGTAGCCCAGATACCTGGACTCAACACCCTCGGTGTCTCCCTGGCTCGGATAGATTTTGCACCCTATGGTCTCAATCCACCCCACACACACCCGCGGGCCACAGAGATCCTAACAGTATTGGAGGGCACCCTCTACGTCGGATTCGTCACTTCCAACACTGAAAATCGCTTCATAACAAAGACCCTTCATAAAGGCGATGTGTTTGTCTTCCCAGAAGGCCTCATTCACTTCCAGTTTAACATCGGCGacaccaatgccatagccatTGCAGGATTTGGCAGCCAGAACCCGGGAACCATCACCATTGCAAAAGCTGTGTTTGGATCGAATCCGCCCATCTCAGATGATGTTCTTGCCAAGGCATTCCAAGTTGACAAGAAAATAGTTGATTATCTCCAATCGCAGTTTGCAATGAAAAACTAG